attgacAAATAATACCTAAATTCATGCATCAATAACTAAAAATGATTATTGAAATAGTATTTAATTTTGCGATATGGATCAAGTATACCTGCCTAAATCATTGACTTTTTGGAACCAAAAGATTAACCCAATGTGTTTTCTTATCACTTGCCAGCTTATTACTAGTttccttccttttttttccGATCAACactaatttcctttttaaaaacgaaaattgcATTTTAAATTTTCCATCACTCCATGTGGGGTCTTCTCTTAcagaaaacattttaataataaagttgttctatatacataaattgaaataaaataagagagaaTTAGCCGTTGGGATTTAATAATTTcaataaaacatatgaatctCTTCCAATACTTGTGTATACtgtatgtatttaaaaatatgcttatgataatttataatattaaagtTATAGCCAAAACTGGTAGTTGAGTTGGGGGATGTAGACATTTCAACTAAATTATAATTCTAACATGTTCGTAACGAAAAATAGGAATCTTTATGTTCCGTTATGAAACGTTTATTCCGTCGGTCCACTTTGTTTTCGGTAGCAAGtgaatatatatcaaaaaaccTTATGTTTATATTTACTACTTTAATTTTGACTAATGGTATTTATAAACCAGTAGAATTTGGGAAACAAcagtcacaaaaaaaaataacgggaaacaaaaacaagtgtaaattgaaccaaaaatcGGTTTGGCATTATATGCAATGTCAGTGGGTCATGCAAAATAGTCAGGGCCGTTAGCCTGTAAATAGATAGATAAGCCAGAGAGTTTGGTAACGACCCGACATTATGTCTTGTCGTTTTGCAACATAGCTCAACGGTAGAAGatgtttatttctattttattcttTTGGCTAAAGGCGACGGTAGACGAttaactaaccacctaaacctCACTATCATGAATAACCCCATACTTTTTATTGCAGTGATTTTAACCGAACATACAGTTTTATATATACGTTGGTCCACTAGTGAACTTATTCAATTTTTTACCAGCAAATACTTTTCTCTATGTTGTTTGAATGGTTAAATGTTATTATTATGTCAAAAAAAACAAGGTTATATAATAAAGGCAGCAAAGAACTTAGAGCTAAACATGTAGAAGATGATCACAAACTAGTAGTACGGCCAGTAAAATGAGGTTGTATACAATTTCCTTAAAGCAGTAGAGAGTTAAAACAACATTAAAGATCTGTAAAGAGGATGGGAAGTTACTGGATTTTGGATGGAACTAGAAATATGCTAATAGTATTATTCTTTCTGAAGATTCGGTTGACTAAAGAGAGCAATATGCATATTATGCAGATACTAAGTCTAATTTCTTAAATAATCGTGACTGAGTATCAGGTTAAAAATTTGAATTGGTTGGTCTCGTAGTAATTAATCTGAGAAGGTTCATGATGCTTGTTTCCTTCAAGAcctcataaaaaaaatttaaattgtgcAAGTCTAAATTTCCCAACcaaccatatatatattgttggtctaggtaatatatatatatatatatatatatatatatatatatataaactgttATTTTTGTTCAACAAGAAATATAATCTGTTGTTAAACCAGtgggcatatatatatataaactgttATTTTGTTCAACAAGAAATATAATCTGTTGTTAAACCAGTGGGCAGAAGATAATATGTTCTTAGTAATAGCTGAATATAGTAGGGTCCTTTATGGGTTTTAGGTTGTTACCTCATCAAGCCTCAATGTTAGGATTGTGAATGAGAAAACGAGCGTTGTGTAAGAGGGAAGTAGTCTCCTCGTTAGATGCATCAAGCAAACGCAACTCCTTGATCTCTTCCTGCCATTTCTCAACATGTTCCTTGTGTATCCTGTTTCATATATGTGAACGGCAGGTGAGTGAGTGAATCAACATCTCAATTATAGAGTCTCTTCTGAATATTACATGATCAAGCGTTCTTCGAATTCGTTACTTAGTTCCTTGAACATTGTCTTTCCTGACTCCAGCAGATTAGAAACCTGCAGCAAGAAGAAATGATCATCATAATCATCagtgatgatgaagagatgaaAATGCGTTTGTTATTATTCATGAGAGCTTAATACAGTCTGAGTGAAGCTCTCAATCTTGTCGAGAATTTGAGAAATGCGAAGTTCCATCTCATCAGAAGCAACAAGTTTCGTCGTCTCATTCCCAAGTGTATCATCAACGCTCATTCCatctccttctttttcttcctcttcatcctatcaaaaaaatgaaatatctaAGCCAGATCATAATCTTCATCAGAAGAAGATCAATGGAAGATAAGAAACGTACAGATGG
The sequence above is drawn from the Raphanus sativus cultivar WK10039 chromosome 7, ASM80110v3, whole genome shotgun sequence genome and encodes:
- the LOC108818018 gene encoding uncharacterized protein LOC108818018 gives rise to the protein MEEEAGNGVFRKRMRPSDEEEEKEGDGMSVDDTLGNETTKLVASDEMELRISQILDKIESFTQTVSNLLESGKTMFKELSNEFEERLIMIHKEHVEKWQEEIKELRLLDASNEETTSLLHNARFLIHNPNIEA